The Aneurinibacillus migulanus genome contains the following window.
AAACTATTCTTAATATTAGAGTTTTCTGGTGTGAAATTCTCTAGCCTCTGAAGCGCCTGAATCAAAATCTCCTGTTTATTCATACTAGAGCCCTCCCTATCCTTTCTATGTCCAACTTTACCTTCTCCGTAATGACCTTTTTTATACATCGCCAACTTCTTTACAAAAATGTGCATAAACATATAGGGCCCAAAGGCAACGTTTAATTGGAGTGGTTTTATAGTACGCATTTCTCATATAATGACTATTTTTAGTAAACCCTAAGTTGAAACAACTACTTAACCAGGGAGGTTAGAAAATGATTAATCAAAATAACGATATTAAAAATCGTAATCAAGCAGTAAATACTAATGGTAACAACAGCATAATTAATACCACGCAAAATGGGCTTGAAAATGTCGCTGAAGGAGCCCAAAGCGGTCTTAAAAACATGGCTGTAAAAGCACAAAATGCGTCCAGGACAGGGACAAACCACAACAACGATAATAACAATAGAAACAACCAACGCTAAGAAACCTTTCCCTTGTTCCAGCTTATTGAACAAGGGAAATTTTTAAGTTATTTTATTTGTTCTTTGCTCAAAAACAGACCAGTGTGTTGGGCGCGAAAGCAAAGGGGGTAATTTTGTACGTGTATCGCCCTTCGCCGAGTTAATCTGAACTTGAGTAAGAAAGATACTTTCGGTGAGATCAGCTCCTCTAAGGTCGGCGTCTCGTAAATCAGCCCCGATAAGGTCGGCCACTCTCAGGTCGGCGTCTCGGAGGTCAGCAGCAATAAGGTATGCTCCTCTTAAGTCCGCTCCCCTCAGATCAGCTCCTCTTAGATTTGCACCTATAAGATCGGCTCCTCGACGGTCGATTTTCCGACTTTTTTTGGAATTCTTAGGTTGGCGACGCGACTCGGTCCGCACTAGTTCACTTGTCCTTAAAAGCAGAACGTTTACATCTGCTCGGTGTGATGGAACATCTAGTTCCATGAGTGAATCTGGACTAAGTTGAGTAAGTCGTTCCGTCTCATCAAGCGCGAAGCTAAGCTCTCTGTGAATCGGTCGAGACGCTTTCAACGTCAGAGCTTCGGTCAGATACCAGAGCATCTCATGAAGTTGTTGCATAATTGGGAACACATCAAACATTTTCCTCGCCGTTTCTGGACCTTCACGCCAGTCGACTCCCTCGAAAGTGATTTGGGAAACCTTTTGCCCTGCGCCGAAGCATTCAAAAACAGTACACCCTTTAAATCCCTGCTGTCTGAGGTTTTTATGAATGCCGCAACGGAAGTCCGACTGCAGATTGGAACAGGGCTTGCCGGCATCTTTATCGATTGCAAAATCTACCGAAGCTGCGAAGGGGAGTGCAACACAACATAATCCGAAACAGTTCTCGCAGTTAGCATGCAAATTGTTTCGACTAATGTCGCGTTTTGGATGTGGATAATCATGATTCTCAAACAATACGTGCACTTCCTTTTCTATATACATCTGATTTGATACATCGACAAATTCTTGTGGTGGGAGGTACGAAAAGAAGGAAAAAATCAGAGATTGGAAAAAGGCACGTTTGCCTTTCTTCTGCTGGAGCGCAGGGCGCATCCACCCTCTTCTTTTTCTGAATCACCTACTTCCAACCACGCTACCATGTCAAAATATCAAGTGTAATTTATATAGTATGTATAAAAAAGAGGACTCTAGCTGTAGGTTAATTACTAACAACTCTTTCGAAAAGAATGTTAAATGAATTGAAGGTCAAAAACCGTTCTTTCGTTCACTTTGTTTCCTGTATTGAGCGTCGTTTTAGACTCAAGCAGAAGCACATGAACTTCTTCTTCGGCAACCGGCATATGCTCTACACCTTTTGGAACGATAATAAACTCGCTCTCATTTACCCAAATATCTTTGCCTATAAATTTTATCAGTAATTTCCCTTTCACAACAAGGAATATCTTTCTTTTATATTAAGGAAAATCGATTTTATTAATGACTTTGATTCACACCCTTAAACAAAAAGACTAATGAGGTTGCCATCGGGGTCTTTGACAATTGCGTAGCGCTGTCCCCAAACAGCATCCCATGGTTCACGGTGTCATCATACCCACTGTGAATAATCTTCGCATATAACTCATTTAGTGAATCATAGCTTTCACATGAAAACGCTAATTCAATCCGATGTCCAGTAGGTTCTTCCCAGCTTCCATAAACCTCTTTTGCAATTTCTTGCGAATCAAATGCTAATCGAAAACCGCTTTGTTCCACTTCTACATGTTGTTCTTCGTTCGCACTTTCAGGAATTACTAATCCTAATACACGATAAAAATCTAATGATTTTTTCATATCTTTGACTACAATACCTACCATATCTAACTTTATTCCCATCGGTTTCACCTCTACAAATAAATAATTTTAAAAAATCTCTTGCAGTTTTTTTAAGATATCTAATAACATTTCAACTTACACGATCATCACTGGACTCAGGTAGTTTAAGATAATACGTTTGGCTATTTTGAAAATGCCTCCTTTGTAGTAAGTCATCCCCTTATTCTGTCTCCAGATTACTGGTTTCAATAAATAGATTACCTATTTTATCTACATTTAGATTGTAAAAAACGGACGTCTTTACATACCACTTTCATCTGATTGGTTTTGTTTTGAATATTTGGGTAGGTAACATTCCGTAAAAGCATTTAAAGTTTTTGATAAGGTGCGATTGATCATAGTATCCATATTTTACAGCAATATCAGTGAAACGAGAGGGGAAACTATTATTTAGTTCTTGCAAGAGATTTTGAAATCTAATGATACTTATAAGTTCCTTCGGGCTGACTCCCAACTCCTTTTGGAATGTTCTTCGTATATTCCTTTCACTGTAACTGAGTTTTTCTGCTAATGAGCCAACTGAAATAATTCCCTGATGGTCATATATGTATTGCATACTTTTTTGTAGTAAACCATCTGCATTTACTTCATTTAAAAGCAAACATTTAATTAATTTTAATTCAACTTTTTCAATTATTTCTGAAATTTCAGTAGCTACTATAATTTCTTCTACCATAAAAATTGCTTCATTCCCCCATATATCTTCGAGGAATACACGATGTCCGATAAATGAAGAAACGGGATTTCTTAAAAAATAGTGTACAGTTTCTGAAAAGAAGCGAATTCCAAATAAGAAATGATTTTGAGAAAGATTTATGATTTCAAATTTGGTCGTCAATCCTGCAACAAAGGCTACTTTTGAATACGAAGGTGATCTCAAGTCAAATATAATGTCTACGCAACCATCCGGTATAATACGATTCAATTTATTCGTATCCATTGCATGGAAGTCTATAGTCCAATAGCACGCAACATAAGATTCAAGACTCTTGCTTGGAAAATATTCACGATAACGATAATTAGAATCTAATACCTCGTGTTGTAATTTAGGTGGTTGCAAAGGACGATAAAGTCTCATGTTGTTTTTCACTTCCTTTTGAGTGGAAAATTTTCTCTTCCTAAGTTACCATCATACTGATTTCAAGATGTAGAGAAACCTTTAAGCATTTATTCCAGTGATGGTATTCTTCGCTTTTTGTTTACCTCTAAACCAAGCAACGATAATGGCAGCTATAAGGGTAAATCCAAGATAGCCCATTAAAGGATACACGGTTCCGACTAATTTAATAAATCCGATGAAGCTGGCACCAAATGCTGCGATTCCGAATAGAACGACAAACATTTTAAATATTGGGAATTCCGGTTTTACAATCCTTGCTGTGAAAGCATAAAGCATGCCTACGGCAGTGTTATAGATCATTCCTAATAATACAATAGACATTAATATGCCAAATACAGGTGAAATTTCATTTGCTAAAAAGAGCATAGGCATATCTATGCCTGTTATTGTGTTTAGCTTTGTAAGCATACCAAGATTGATAAGTAAAATAAGGATGCCTAACCCTATACCGCCAAGTATCCCTCCTAAACCGGCTGTTTTTTCATCTTTTACTGTTCCTCCCATCACAGCGAGCATGGCAGCACCTGCGGCAATGTTATATGAAACGTATAATAACGCTCCTAATCCCCAGTTTGATGCAGCCGCGTTTTGTTTATCTGCTATTTGCTGCAGTTCATAAAAGCTTACATCCATCGTAACAAAAGAATAACCAGCAATGATGATGACAAGTGCAAGTAAAAACGGTGTGATAAGTCCAATAATCGAAATGACTTTTTGAACATTAAGACAAACCGTTAAAATAGTTAATAAAGTCATAACGATATTTCCGGCAATACTGGGGATTCCAAACTGCTGCTCAAAAATCGAACCGGCCCCAGCCATCATAACAACCGTAACTCCAAATAAGAAGAACGTAATGATCACATCAACAACTATACCGAGGTAACGGCCACAAATATAGTAAATAACATCTTTGTGAGAACTTGTCTGCAAACGGCTCCCAAGTTGAGTTAGATTCATTCCTAAAAATGCAAAAAGAGCAGTTGCAATGAAGGTCCCAATAACACTCATCCATCCAAAGCTTGTGAAAAATTGTAAAATTTCCTGTCCTGAAGCAAATCCTGCTCCGACAATCAGTCCAATAAATGCCCCGGCAATTTGAATACTTTTCTTCATAGTTACCCCTCTAATTAATTTAAATTTTTCGAAAATTATAAGTGAAGAAAGATAAGAGGAGCCCCCCTTTATCCTTCTTTGATGCTATTAGGAATACGATTTTTCGTAAGCTGTAAATTGTTGAATAATCTCGCGATTTGGTTCATAACCAATTCCCGGTTTATCAGGAACGGTGATTATTCCGTTTTCAACAACTACCTCAGGTTCAATAATATCTTGATCCCAATAACGGGAAGAGCCCGCAGTATCACCAGGCATAACAAAGTTTGATAGCGTCGTTAAGGCAATATTATGGGCTCTTCCCACACCTGATTCAAGCATACCGCCGCACCAAACCGGAATACCCTGCTTCTGACAAAGATCATGAATTCGTTTTGATTCTGTTAGTCCTCCAACACGCCCAATTTTTATATTGATAATTTTGCAGCTTCCCAGTTCAATTGCTTTCCGGGCATCCTCATAGGAATGGATGCTCTCATCAAGGCAAATTGGAGTTGAAATCTCCTTTTGCAGCCGAGCATGATCGACAATGTCATCTGAAGCTAAAGGTTGTTCGATCATCATTAAATCGAATTCATCAAGTGCCTTTAATTGATCTACATCTTTTAGTCGGTAGGCAGAATTAGCATCAGCCATCAGGGGAACATGAGGAAAATGTTTACGGACTTCCCTCATGACCTCAATATCCCAGCCCGGTTTTATTTTTATTTTCATTCTTTTATATCCGTCATTGACGTATTCATCAACTAATTGAAGAAGATCATCCATCGTGTTTTGGATGCCGATGCTGATCCCAACCTCTATTTCTTTCTTTTCTCCACCGAGAGCAACTGCGAGAGGAATTCCTTTTTGCTTTGCAAATAAGTCCCACACAGCACCTTCAATCGTGGATTTTGCCATATTGTTCTTTCGTATATACGAGAGAATTTCGAACACTTCCTCAGGTTGTTCAATTTCTTTATTCAGGATACTGGGGATGATAAAATCCTCTAACATATGCCAGTTTGTCTTTAGTGTTTCCTCATTGTACCAAGGGGAATGGAATGCGACTGATTCTCCCCACCCACTAATACCGTTATTATCCTTTGCTTCAAGTAAGAGAAACTCTTTATCTTGAAACGTTCCAAAACTTGTTGTAAAAGGGGCTTTCATTTTCATTTTTACATGTCGTAACGTAATCTCTTTTACTATCATTTTTCTCTCCCACCTTTTTATTTATATAAGTCCAAGTTCATTTTCTAACATTAACTTTCGCTTTTTATGCGGCTCCTCTCTAAGTTTTGCTGCTTAACTAACACATAATAATGAACAAGTTCATCAGCATTTTTTATTAATGAAACAGCAACGTACTGCTGCGAAAATAAGGTTTGGAAAATTTCTCTCGTTTTAAAGCGCCAATCAATCGCAAGAGCATTATCTTTACTTTTCACCTGTTGAAAGTTAGCTGGTACCGGCACTAATAAAGGTTTAGCCATAACGGCGATATTATGCAAACTTTGTTCAATATTTATTAGTTTCGGTAAATGATTCTTCGTTGTTTCCCATTGGAAAATATGTTGGGCCTGATTAATAGAGTCCTTATGTTGCTTAGAAACATGAGAACTGTCGATCCACCATTCAACTTTAAAGCGATCAGAAGGGAGCCCCCGGTTCAAGTTATCTTCCATTTCTCCATAGCAATTTTCCACATATGTAGAACAAATGGCATGTAACTTTGATAAGTTTAAATAGGCATTTCGGGTTTCAAGTGGATCATACGTCCATGTAATTAAATCGTATCCCATTTCACGGGCGAGTTCCTTTTGAGCTTGTTTTAGTCTAGCTCCAACTCCTTTTTCCTGATGGCTTGGATGGATGCCAAGCATGTGGGAGCATAGATAGCTTTGCCCTTTACAAAATCCAGGAAAGCTGTAGCTAAACCCGATCATTTCCTCGTTTAAAAAGGCTCCTAATAATAGGCCGCCATTTTGAGAAGCCGTAATCGTTTGATGGAGAGGAATTGGCTCCATGTTCCATACATCTTTTTCAAGCTTTTGCACCAACTTCATATCGGTATAAGTGTTCAGCACACGTGTTTCAATTGTTGAATTCATGCTAACTCTCCCGCTTTATATGCTTCTATTGTATTCCATACTGTTTTTGCAAGAATTTCGATGCCAGCATATATGGCATTGCGATTAAAGGTCATTTTTGGGTGATGAAGTCCAGGCTGCAAATCGCATCCTAACCCTAACATCGTTGCTTTAATGTCCGGATTTTTCAACGTATAAAAATGAAAATCCTCTCCCCCTGAAGTGATAATGGGATCTTTTAGCCGATCTTTATCTAAAGACTCTATAATCGCTTTTTTCATAAAATGCTGAGCCTCTTTACTCACCTCAGCTGCAGCCACACTTGCTTTTGTTTCTAGAGTCACTTCAACCCCGTAAATCTTTGCTATGCTTTGAACAATGGTCTCGATTTTTTCGGTAAGCTCATTCATGACCTTATTTGTTTGTGCCCGTAAATCGATGCTAAATGATGCTTTTCCTGGAATAATATTACCTGACTCACTCCCGGCATGGAACTTTGTCATTTTGGCCGTGTAAGGAACCATCGGATCTAAATGAATGCTTTTCATTTCATTAATAATGGATGCCCCAATTTCAATAGCATTTTGACCC
Protein-coding sequences here:
- a CDS encoding pentapeptide repeat-containing protein is translated as MFENHDYPHPKRDISRNNLHANCENCFGLCCVALPFAASVDFAIDKDAGKPCSNLQSDFRCGIHKNLRQQGFKGCTVFECFGAGQKVSQITFEGVDWREGPETARKMFDVFPIMQQLHEMLWYLTEALTLKASRPIHRELSFALDETERLTQLSPDSLMELDVPSHRADVNVLLLRTSELVRTESRRQPKNSKKSRKIDRRGADLIGANLRGADLRGADLRGAYLIAADLRDADLRVADLIGADLRDADLRGADLTESIFLTQVQINSAKGDTRTKLPPLLSRPTHWSVFEQRTNKIT
- a CDS encoding helix-turn-helix transcriptional regulator, which codes for MRLYRPLQPPKLQHEVLDSNYRYREYFPSKSLESYVACYWTIDFHAMDTNKLNRIIPDGCVDIIFDLRSPSYSKVAFVAGLTTKFEIINLSQNHFLFGIRFFSETVHYFLRNPVSSFIGHRVFLEDIWGNEAIFMVEEIIVATEISEIIEKVELKLIKCLLLNEVNADGLLQKSMQYIYDHQGIISVGSLAEKLSYSERNIRRTFQKELGVSPKELISIIRFQNLLQELNNSFPSRFTDIAVKYGYYDQSHLIKNFKCFYGMLPTQIFKTKPIR
- a CDS encoding YkvI family membrane protein — translated: MKKSIQIAGAFIGLIVGAGFASGQEILQFFTSFGWMSVIGTFIATALFAFLGMNLTQLGSRLQTSSHKDVIYYICGRYLGIVVDVIITFFLFGVTVVMMAGAGSIFEQQFGIPSIAGNIVMTLLTILTVCLNVQKVISIIGLITPFLLALVIIIAGYSFVTMDVSFYELQQIADKQNAAASNWGLGALLYVSYNIAAGAAMLAVMGGTVKDEKTAGLGGILGGIGLGILILLINLGMLTKLNTITGIDMPMLFLANEISPVFGILMSIVLLGMIYNTAVGMLYAFTARIVKPEFPIFKMFVVLFGIAAFGASFIGFIKLVGTVYPLMGYLGFTLIAAIIVAWFRGKQKAKNTITGINA
- the menC gene encoding o-succinylbenzoate synthase, with the translated sequence MIVKEITLRHVKMKMKAPFTTSFGTFQDKEFLLLEAKDNNGISGWGESVAFHSPWYNEETLKTNWHMLEDFIIPSILNKEIEQPEEVFEILSYIRKNNMAKSTIEGAVWDLFAKQKGIPLAVALGGEKKEIEVGISIGIQNTMDDLLQLVDEYVNDGYKRMKIKIKPGWDIEVMREVRKHFPHVPLMADANSAYRLKDVDQLKALDEFDLMMIEQPLASDDIVDHARLQKEISTPICLDESIHSYEDARKAIELGSCKIINIKIGRVGGLTESKRIHDLCQKQGIPVWCGGMLESGVGRAHNIALTTLSNFVMPGDTAGSSRYWDQDIIEPEVVVENGIITVPDKPGIGYEPNREIIQQFTAYEKSYS
- a CDS encoding GNAT family N-acetyltransferase produces the protein MNSTIETRVLNTYTDMKLVQKLEKDVWNMEPIPLHQTITASQNGGLLLGAFLNEEMIGFSYSFPGFCKGQSYLCSHMLGIHPSHQEKGVGARLKQAQKELAREMGYDLITWTYDPLETRNAYLNLSKLHAICSTYVENCYGEMEDNLNRGLPSDRFKVEWWIDSSHVSKQHKDSINQAQHIFQWETTKNHLPKLINIEQSLHNIAVMAKPLLVPVPANFQQVKSKDNALAIDWRFKTREIFQTLFSQQYVAVSLIKNADELVHYYVLVKQQNLERSRIKSES
- a CDS encoding M20 peptidase aminoacylase family protein, with translation MKEYIQQLKPTLDSVYEYLHGHPEISWKEYKTTEYIQHFLQERGFTVQTFDDCPGLVSEVGTGEFCIALRTDMDALWQEVAGQFQANHSCGHDAHMTIVLGAMLLLQKLNVPTAVKLKFIFQPAEEKGTGALKMIEKHVLDDVNFLYGVHLRPIQELQDGQAAPAIYHGAAKFLTGEIHGEDAHGARPHLGQNAIEIGASIINEMKSIHLDPMVPYTAKMTKFHAGSESGNIIPGKASFSIDLRAQTNKVMNELTEKIETIVQSIAKIYGVEVTLETKASVAAAEVSKEAQHFMKKAIIESLDKDRLKDPIITSGGEDFHFYTLKNPDIKATMLGLGCDLQPGLHHPKMTFNRNAIYAGIEILAKTVWNTIEAYKAGELA